From Bacteroidota bacterium, one genomic window encodes:
- a CDS encoding response regulator: MLKSPLKVLVAEGSSDLALRVRELLSELDFVTSIGYAKNGHEALALAEFMNPDFILLDIKMPGMNDLDVLEKLRLQKHEVKIILLTTHPDEYLRQKCLELGADYYLDKMLEFDQIADILRYQPRQSAAS; encoded by the coding sequence ATGTTAAAGAGCCCCCTAAAAGTTCTGGTCGCTGAAGGTTCCTCTGATTTGGCACTGCGTGTCCGGGAACTTTTATCTGAACTCGATTTCGTTACCTCAATAGGGTATGCTAAGAATGGCCACGAAGCCTTGGCGCTGGCAGAATTCATGAACCCGGATTTTATCCTGCTCGATATCAAAATGCCAGGCATGAATGACCTCGATGTGCTTGAAAAACTTCGTCTTCAAAAGCATGAAGTAAAAATTATTCTTCTTACGACTCATCCGGATGAATACCTCAGACAAAAATGTCTTGAGTTGGGAGCTGATTATTACCTGGACAAAATGCTTGAATTCGACCAAATCGCAGATATTCTAAGATATCAACCGCGACAATCAGCTGCCTCCTAA